A window of the Nitrospirota bacterium genome harbors these coding sequences:
- a CDS encoding type II toxin-antitoxin system HicB family antitoxin, giving the protein MQSTHYIYWQDGEQWLGYLQDYPDYWTQGQSLEELQSHLRDLYHDLMSGEIPGIRKLAELTLR; this is encoded by the coding sequence ATGCAATCGACTCATTACATCTACTGGCAAGACGGGGAACAATGGTTGGGATATTTGCAGGACTATCCCGACTACTGGACGCAGGGGCAATCCCTCGAAGAGTTGCAGTCTCATCTCCGGGACCTCTACCACGATCTTATGAGTGGAGAGATCCCAGGCATCCGCAAGCTCGCTGAACTGACGCTCCGGTGA
- a CDS encoding type II toxin-antitoxin system HicA family toxin, translating into MKRKDLIRQLETVGCLLVRHGGKHDWYHNPTTKISQPVPRHTEINEHLAKRILKMLGTP; encoded by the coding sequence GTGAAACGCAAGGATCTTATCCGGCAGCTTGAAACCGTCGGTTGTCTGTTAGTTCGGCACGGCGGAAAGCACGACTGGTACCACAACCCAACCACGAAGATTTCTCAGCCAGTTCCACGGCATACCGAGATCAACGAACATCTTGCCAAACGTATTCTGAAAATGTTGGGCACTCCCTAG
- a CDS encoding type II toxin-antitoxin system RelE/ParE family toxin, whose amino-acid sequence MARGLSGLDPSDWKPMPRVGTGVQEIRIHCDNEYRVIYLAKLAEAVYVLHAFEKKTQKTPHAALGVARRRLQLLLSQRRHT is encoded by the coding sequence ATGGCTAGGGGCCTCTCGGGGTTAGATCCATCGGATTGGAAGCCCATGCCTCGCGTGGGCACCGGTGTTCAGGAGATACGGATTCACTGCGACAACGAGTACCGGGTGATCTATCTCGCGAAGTTGGCAGAGGCGGTCTATGTCTTACATGCTTTTGAGAAGAAGACGCAGAAGACCCCACATGCAGCCCTTGGTGTCGCGCGTCGACGGCTTCAACTTT